One region of Rhodocaloribacter litoris genomic DNA includes:
- a CDS encoding thioredoxin domain-containing protein produces MPRPNRLAREQSPYLLQHRFNPVDWFPWGEEAFEKARSEDKPIFLSIGYATCHWCHVMEHESFEDEDVAALLNEHFVSIKVDREERPDIDHLYMTVCQMIGNACGWPLNVVMTPEKKPFFVATYLPKESRFGRIGMLDLLPRIARLWRERRDEVEASAEEITAALRQTTRPLEENVEMDGDWLRIAFHQLTRQFDARHGGFGRAPKFPSPHILLFLLRYWKRTGEPEALHMATHTLRQMRLGGLFDHVGFGFHRYATDARWVLPHFEKMLYDQALLVMAYAEAYQATGEAGFAGTVREVLTYVLRDMTAPEGGFYSAEDADSEEREGKFYLWTAGELREVLGPEDAAFVIELFQVEEKGNFAEEATGKRTGENILHLGRPLEETAAAQGIPVETLCARWEQLRQRLFAHRARRVHPEKDDKVLTDWNGLMIAALSVAARVLDAPAYAEAARRAAGFLLSTMRTPEGRLLHRWRRGQAGIPALADDYAALVWGLIELYETTFDTTFLEAALALNRTLLEHFWDEAAGGFFLTPEDGEALPARQKPVYDGALPSANAVAMLNLLRLARLTGDAALERKAAALGEWAGSFVKRMPSAFTGFLLALDFAAGPTYEVVVAGDPGAEDTRTLLDVLRRTYLPNKVVLLRPPGDAAITRLAPFTAAQHPVDGRAAAYVCRNFACHRPATEPAELLAHLETTRKGDA; encoded by the coding sequence ATGCCGCGCCCCAACCGTCTTGCCCGCGAACAGAGTCCCTACCTGCTCCAGCACCGGTTCAACCCGGTGGACTGGTTTCCGTGGGGCGAGGAGGCTTTCGAGAAAGCCCGGTCGGAAGACAAGCCCATCTTCCTGTCCATCGGCTATGCCACGTGCCACTGGTGCCACGTGATGGAGCACGAGTCGTTCGAGGACGAGGACGTCGCCGCGTTGCTGAACGAGCATTTCGTCTCGATCAAGGTGGACCGGGAAGAGCGGCCGGATATCGACCATCTCTACATGACGGTGTGCCAGATGATCGGCAATGCGTGCGGATGGCCGCTCAACGTAGTGATGACGCCGGAGAAGAAACCGTTCTTCGTGGCCACCTACCTGCCGAAGGAGAGCCGTTTCGGGCGGATCGGGATGCTGGACCTCCTGCCCCGGATCGCCCGGCTCTGGCGTGAGCGTCGCGACGAGGTCGAGGCCTCGGCCGAAGAGATCACCGCCGCGCTCCGGCAGACCACCCGCCCGCTGGAGGAAAACGTCGAGATGGACGGAGACTGGCTCCGGATCGCCTTTCACCAGCTCACCCGGCAGTTCGACGCACGGCATGGCGGCTTCGGCCGGGCCCCGAAGTTTCCCTCGCCCCACATCCTGCTCTTCCTCCTCCGCTACTGGAAGCGCACGGGTGAGCCGGAGGCCTTGCACATGGCCACGCACACGCTGCGGCAGATGCGCCTCGGCGGCCTCTTCGACCACGTCGGCTTCGGTTTTCACCGCTATGCGACCGACGCCCGCTGGGTGCTCCCGCATTTCGAAAAGATGCTCTACGACCAGGCACTGCTCGTCATGGCCTATGCGGAAGCCTACCAGGCGACCGGAGAGGCAGGCTTCGCCGGGACGGTGCGCGAGGTGCTCACGTACGTCCTGCGCGACATGACGGCGCCCGAAGGCGGCTTCTATTCCGCCGAGGACGCGGACAGTGAAGAGCGCGAGGGCAAGTTCTACCTCTGGACCGCCGGCGAGCTGCGCGAGGTCCTGGGACCCGAGGACGCCGCGTTCGTGATCGAGCTCTTCCAGGTGGAGGAAAAAGGCAACTTTGCAGAGGAGGCGACCGGAAAACGGACCGGGGAGAACATCCTGCACCTGGGGCGGCCGCTGGAGGAGACGGCGGCGGCGCAGGGGATACCCGTGGAGACGCTGTGCGCACGGTGGGAGCAGCTACGGCAACGGCTCTTTGCGCACCGGGCGCGGCGCGTGCATCCGGAGAAGGACGACAAGGTGCTTACCGACTGGAACGGGCTGATGATCGCCGCGCTGTCCGTGGCGGCCCGCGTCCTGGACGCACCGGCCTACGCCGAAGCCGCCCGGCGGGCCGCCGGCTTCCTCCTCTCGACGATGCGCACACCGGAAGGACGCCTCCTGCACCGCTGGCGGCGGGGCCAGGCCGGCATCCCCGCCCTGGCCGACGACTATGCCGCCCTCGTCTGGGGCCTGATCGAACTGTACGAAACGACGTTCGACACCACGTTCCTCGAAGCGGCGCTGGCCCTGAACCGCACCCTGCTCGAACACTTCTGGGACGAGGCCGCTGGCGGCTTCTTCCTCACGCCGGAGGACGGCGAGGCCCTGCCGGCGCGTCAGAAACCCGTCTACGACGGCGCCCTGCCTTCGGCGAACGCCGTCGCCATGTTGAACCTGTTGCGGCTGGCCCGGCTCACCGGGGATGCCGCCCTCGAGCGCAAGGCCGCGGCGCTCGGCGAGTGGGCCGGCTCCTTCGTGAAGCGGATGCCTTCGGCCTTCACCGGCTTTCTCCTCGCACTCGACTTTGCCGCCGGTCCCACCTACGAGGTGGTCGTCGCCGGCGACCCCGGGGCCGAGGACACCCGCACCTTGCTCGACGTGCTTCGCCGGACGTACCTGCCCAACAAGGTGGTCCTGCTGCGCCCGCCGGGCGATGCGGCGATCACCCGCCTGGCCCCCTTCACCGCCGCCCAGCACCCGGTGGACGGCCGGGCCGCGGCCTACGTCTGCCGGAACTTTGCCTGCCACCGGCCGGCGACGGAACCGGCGGAGCTGCTCGCCCACCTCGAAACGACCCGCAAGGGAGATGCCTGA
- a CDS encoding SPOR domain-containing protein: MTARPSLLAIGLSLMLLAGCRATRPDTAPAPPEETTLSKIPAGAHGTVPAKDAPRSRFGSGLQGLALGALAGTLTSFGVLLFGDSHEKARLGVSTLIPAGGAIGFVAGLVLGGRRTETDGPAPPLPVIPDTLHVQAPLPPAADTVAVDPRPLPTLPIGPPASDTVHAALPDTAAAPAAVTADTVRTPAPEPRTREDLPPRRGWTIVVASLRDRDTAVQVAGRYRTLLQPHGLEAGVLESQVNGVVHFRVIVGPFTSLQAATSARRRLANVLPPSAWLLRH; the protein is encoded by the coding sequence ATGACGGCACGTCCTTCCCTGCTCGCCATCGGCCTGAGCCTGATGTTGCTGGCCGGCTGCCGGGCCACCCGCCCGGACACGGCACCGGCGCCCCCGGAAGAGACCACCCTTTCGAAGATCCCGGCCGGCGCGCACGGCACGGTGCCGGCGAAGGACGCCCCGCGTTCCCGCTTTGGCAGCGGCCTGCAGGGCCTGGCCCTCGGCGCCCTGGCCGGCACCCTCACGAGCTTCGGCGTCCTGCTCTTCGGCGACTCGCACGAGAAGGCCCGGCTCGGCGTCAGCACCCTGATCCCGGCCGGCGGTGCGATCGGCTTCGTTGCCGGCCTGGTCCTGGGCGGCAGGCGTACGGAGACGGACGGACCGGCCCCACCCCTTCCGGTGATCCCGGATACGCTGCACGTCCAGGCTCCGCTCCCTCCGGCCGCCGACACCGTCGCGGTGGATCCCCGGCCCCTGCCCACCCTGCCCATCGGCCCGCCGGCTTCCGACACGGTGCACGCCGCCCTGCCCGACACTGCCGCCGCGCCGGCCGCCGTCACGGCAGACACGGTTCGCACCCCGGCGCCCGAGCCCCGCACCCGGGAAGACCTCCCCCCGCGGCGCGGCTGGACCATCGTGGTGGCCTCCCTCCGGGACCGGGACACCGCCGTGCAGGTGGCCGGCCGCTACCGCACGCTGCTGCAACCGCACGGCCTGGAAGCGGGCGTCCTGGAAAGCCAGGTGAACGGTGTCGTTCACTTCCGCGTCATTGTCGGCCCCTTCACCTCGCTGCAGGCCGCCACGTCGGCCCGGCGCCGGCTGGCAAACGTCCTGCCTCCGAGTGCCTGGCTGCTCCGGCATTGA
- a CDS encoding site-2 protease family protein, whose protein sequence is MEPTTRTEFSYVQDGRFAGRREAPKRKHRDRYWLHLLLFLLTLAATVQAGGTWAGRVLVYEQAGLGAFLLDGLRFAVALLLFLTVHEFGHYVAARRHGVDTSLPYYIPAPFIGIGTFGAVIRIREPIPSTRKLFDIGAAGPLAGFVVALGVLFYALATLPPPAYVFDLGGHEVLKDYVRQHGTFPEEMLPADPGTEGLRLVVGQTPLFWLLARLFPEVPPMYELYHYPVLFAGWLGLFFTALNLLPVGQLDGGHILYALVGPVWHRRLAHGFFMLLLVSGAIGFMDTDDVLLAAIHEWGGPVLAWLLLSAILFLYLNRVFEGDHRIIAPVLFGIMLLVAASQWVGPAMQRFGYSGWLVFSLLLVFLVRVEHPPVLQPEPLTPGRRWLGYLCILIFFLCFSLRPLYFV, encoded by the coding sequence GTGGAACCCACAACCCGGACCGAGTTTTCGTATGTGCAGGACGGCCGCTTCGCCGGCCGCCGGGAGGCACCGAAGCGAAAGCACCGGGACCGCTACTGGCTGCACCTGCTGCTCTTCCTGCTGACGCTGGCGGCCACGGTGCAGGCCGGCGGTACGTGGGCCGGGCGGGTCCTGGTATACGAACAGGCCGGGCTCGGTGCCTTCCTGCTCGACGGGTTGCGCTTTGCCGTGGCGCTGCTGCTCTTCCTGACCGTGCACGAGTTCGGTCATTACGTGGCCGCGCGGCGACACGGTGTCGATACCTCGCTTCCGTACTACATCCCCGCGCCGTTCATCGGGATCGGCACGTTCGGGGCGGTGATCCGCATCCGCGAGCCGATCCCGAGCACGCGCAAGCTCTTCGACATCGGGGCGGCGGGGCCGCTGGCGGGCTTCGTCGTGGCCCTGGGGGTGCTCTTTTATGCCCTGGCCACCCTGCCCCCCCCCGCATACGTTTTCGACCTGGGGGGGCACGAGGTCCTGAAGGACTACGTCCGGCAGCACGGCACCTTCCCGGAGGAGATGTTGCCGGCGGATCCGGGCACCGAGGGGCTGCGCCTGGTCGTCGGGCAGACGCCGCTGTTCTGGTTACTGGCCCGGCTCTTTCCCGAAGTCCCGCCGATGTACGAGTTGTATCACTACCCGGTGCTTTTCGCCGGATGGCTGGGGCTGTTCTTCACGGCGCTCAACCTGTTGCCGGTCGGCCAGCTCGACGGCGGGCACATTCTCTATGCCCTGGTGGGGCCGGTGTGGCACCGGCGCCTGGCTCACGGCTTCTTCATGCTGCTGCTCGTCTCCGGCGCCATCGGCTTCATGGATACCGACGACGTGCTGCTGGCCGCCATCCACGAATGGGGCGGGCCGGTCCTGGCCTGGCTCCTCCTTTCGGCCATCCTCTTTCTCTACCTGAACCGGGTGTTCGAGGGCGACCACCGCATCATCGCGCCGGTGCTCTTCGGCATCATGCTGCTGGTGGCGGCCAGCCAGTGGGTGGGACCGGCGATGCAGCGCTTCGGCTACAGCGGATGGCTGGTCTTCTCGTTGCTGCTCGTCTTTCTGGTACGCGTCGAGCACCCGCCCGTGCTCCAGCCGGAGCCGCTGACGCCGGGTCGCCGGTGGCTCGGCTATCTCTGCATCCTCATCTTCTTCCTCTGTTTCAGCCTGCGCCCCCTCTACTTCGTCTGA
- the rho gene encoding transcription termination factor Rho has translation MAEKPFTGMLEMIGDKKFGFIREFRHDLPKGPNDAFMPPPLIRKHKLRDGVLLEGTLRPGRKGDLQVHRVHKVMGVPPETWARTRDFESGSIIYPNEKLNLVTGPGDVTMRVIDLAAPLGKGQRALIVAPPRTGKTYILKQMAAAIAQNHPEVELVALLVDERPEEVTDFKRSTPATIFASSNDREEDNHVRVSTLALEYAKRLVELRRDVVLLLDSLTRLGRTFNLYVEGSGRTLSGGLDARAMQIPRRIFGAARNIEGGGSLTIIATALIETGSRMDEVIFEEFKGTGNAEIVLDREMANKRIFPAINLRKSGTRNEELLLGDKVHQHHRLFRALNTRHPIEAMQALMRHIQKTASNEELLDELIPAL, from the coding sequence ATGGCTGAGAAACCGTTCACGGGCATGCTCGAGATGATCGGGGACAAGAAGTTCGGGTTCATCCGCGAATTTCGCCACGATCTGCCCAAGGGACCGAACGATGCCTTCATGCCGCCGCCGCTGATTCGCAAGCACAAGCTCCGCGACGGCGTGTTGCTGGAAGGCACCCTGCGCCCCGGTCGGAAGGGAGACCTGCAGGTGCACCGTGTGCACAAGGTGATGGGCGTGCCGCCCGAGACGTGGGCGCGCACCCGTGACTTCGAGTCCGGCTCGATCATCTATCCGAACGAGAAGCTCAACCTGGTCACGGGGCCGGGCGATGTGACGATGCGTGTCATCGACCTGGCGGCGCCGCTCGGAAAGGGGCAGCGGGCGCTGATCGTGGCGCCGCCGCGCACGGGCAAGACGTACATCCTCAAGCAGATGGCGGCGGCCATCGCGCAGAACCATCCCGAGGTGGAGCTCGTGGCGCTGCTGGTGGACGAGCGGCCGGAGGAAGTGACCGACTTCAAACGCTCCACCCCGGCCACCATCTTTGCCTCGTCGAACGACCGGGAAGAGGACAACCACGTGCGCGTTTCGACGCTGGCCCTCGAATATGCCAAGCGCCTGGTCGAGCTCCGGCGGGACGTGGTCCTGTTGCTCGACTCGCTCACGCGGCTGGGGCGGACGTTCAACCTGTACGTCGAGGGCAGCGGGCGCACCCTTTCCGGCGGTCTCGACGCCCGCGCCATGCAGATTCCCCGCCGCATCTTCGGGGCGGCCCGCAACATCGAGGGCGGCGGCTCGCTGACGATCATCGCCACGGCGCTCATCGAGACGGGCAGCCGCATGGACGAGGTCATCTTTGAGGAGTTCAAGGGCACCGGCAACGCCGAGATCGTGCTCGACCGCGAGATGGCCAACAAGCGGATCTTTCCGGCCATCAACCTGCGCAAGAGCGGCACGCGGAACGAGGAGCTGCTGCTGGGGGACAAGGTGCACCAGCACCACCGGCTCTTCCGTGCGCTGAACACCCGGCATCCGATCGAGGCCATGCAGGCCCTCATGCGGCACATCCAGAAGACGGCCTCCAACGAGGAACTGCTCGACGAACTGATTCCCGCGCTCTGA
- a CDS encoding alpha/beta fold hydrolase: protein MSTTPAFGYEQLYLERSGPEEGPPVLLLHGWGSRAALMRPVAEALSDRYRIYNPDLPGHGHSPPPPEPWGVPEHAALVQALITGEMNPPVTIVGHSNGGRIALYLASDPDTAPLVRRLVLVSPSGITPRRTWRYHARRALARTLKAPFELLPAPLSDHGLDWLRHSLVWKALGSSDYRALDGVMRGTFVKTVNCHLDDRVHRITVPTLIFWGDRDTAVSREQMTLLETRIPDAGLVVLEGAGHYGYLDDPDTFIAATRYFLEHT, encoded by the coding sequence ATGTCCACGACGCCTGCCTTCGGTTACGAACAGCTGTACCTGGAACGCAGTGGCCCCGAGGAAGGCCCGCCGGTGCTGCTCCTGCACGGATGGGGCAGCCGGGCCGCCCTGATGCGGCCCGTGGCCGAGGCCCTGTCCGATCGCTACCGGATCTACAACCCGGACCTGCCCGGACACGGGCACTCGCCGCCGCCGCCCGAGCCCTGGGGCGTGCCCGAACACGCCGCCCTCGTGCAGGCCCTGATCACCGGCGAGATGAACCCGCCCGTGACGATCGTCGGCCACTCGAACGGCGGGCGGATCGCCCTCTACCTGGCCAGCGACCCGGACACGGCCCCGCTCGTCCGGCGGCTCGTGCTCGTCAGCCCCTCCGGCATCACCCCCCGCCGAACCTGGCGCTACCATGCACGCCGTGCCCTGGCCCGCACCCTCAAGGCCCCCTTCGAACTCCTCCCGGCCCCGCTCTCGGACCACGGCCTGGACTGGCTCCGGCACTCGCTCGTCTGGAAAGCCCTGGGCTCGTCGGACTACCGCGCCCTCGACGGGGTCATGCGCGGCACCTTCGTCAAAACCGTCAACTGCCACCTCGACGACCGGGTGCACCGCATCACCGTCCCGACGCTGATCTTCTGGGGCGACCGGGACACGGCCGTCTCGCGCGAACAGATGACCCTGCTCGAAACCCGGATCCCGGACGCCGGCCTCGTCGTCCTCGAAGGCGCCGGCCACTACGGCTACCTCGACGACCCGGACACCTTCATCGCCGCCACCCGGTATTTCCTCGAACACACCTGA
- a CDS encoding UDP-N-acetylmuramoyl-tripeptide--D-alanyl-D-alanine ligase — MILIYVLAVVATLFAAWRAGRRLRFFLHLFQLEGYKPAGYLKWLRERLRDAVFRRSHAAGLGLLALAGAGYHLLRAPFWTTVLVLPAWAVAFASSRRYRRAREKKPLAYTNRMKRLLGVAALLAAVPVLTGLLLALRSGGLDGFLPYLAGLFVADLGGPLWVLLAAWLLGPVERSIQEGFKRRARRRLARRPDLTIIGVTGSYGKTSVKFIIAELLGWRYQVLASPGSYNTPMGLCLVVNERLRPEHQVLVLEYGIRHPGDIRELCEIARPDLAVVTTVGVAHLETMGSIENIAREKGSLLEHMKPGGPVVLNADDPRVAAMAARASGPVWRVSVEGHPEADIIARDLRYGPEGTTFVVRDETGREATFHTRLLGKHNVLNILLGVAVGRAMGLRLRQMAHAAARLRPVEHRLQLRQEGPVTVIDDAFNSNPVGARNAVEILGQFNTGRRIIVTPGMVELGERQWEENHRLGTHIARHVDLAILVGEKQTAPIREGLREAGFPDEQIRVFPGLFAARDFLKTYLRPGDVVLYENDLPDQYDEA; from the coding sequence ATGATCCTGATCTACGTTCTCGCCGTCGTCGCCACGCTGTTCGCCGCCTGGAGGGCGGGGCGGCGGCTGCGGTTCTTCCTCCATCTGTTTCAACTCGAAGGCTACAAGCCGGCGGGCTACCTGAAGTGGCTCCGGGAACGGCTCCGGGACGCCGTCTTCCGCCGCTCCCACGCGGCCGGCCTCGGCCTGCTCGCCCTGGCCGGTGCCGGGTACCACCTGCTCCGGGCGCCGTTCTGGACGACGGTGCTCGTGCTCCCGGCCTGGGCCGTCGCCTTCGCCTCATCCCGGCGATACCGGCGGGCACGGGAGAAAAAGCCGCTGGCCTACACGAACCGGATGAAACGGCTCCTGGGTGTGGCCGCCCTGCTGGCGGCGGTGCCGGTCCTGACGGGACTGCTCCTCGCACTTCGGAGCGGCGGGCTCGACGGCTTCCTCCCCTATCTGGCCGGTCTCTTCGTGGCCGATCTGGGCGGGCCGCTCTGGGTCCTTCTGGCCGCATGGCTCCTCGGCCCGGTCGAACGGTCCATCCAGGAGGGCTTCAAGCGCCGGGCGCGTCGCCGCCTTGCCCGCCGCCCCGACCTGACGATCATCGGGGTGACGGGCTCCTATGGCAAGACGAGCGTCAAGTTCATCATCGCCGAGCTGCTCGGCTGGCGCTACCAGGTGCTGGCCTCTCCCGGCTCATACAACACCCCGATGGGCCTCTGCCTGGTCGTCAACGAACGGCTACGCCCGGAACACCAGGTGCTCGTGCTCGAATACGGCATCCGCCATCCGGGCGACATCCGAGAGCTGTGCGAGATCGCCCGGCCGGACCTGGCCGTGGTCACCACCGTGGGGGTGGCCCACCTCGAAACGATGGGGTCCATCGAAAACATTGCCCGGGAGAAGGGCAGCCTGCTCGAACACATGAAACCCGGCGGCCCGGTCGTGCTCAACGCGGACGACCCGCGCGTGGCCGCCATGGCCGCGCGGGCCAGCGGGCCGGTCTGGCGCGTCTCGGTCGAGGGGCATCCGGAGGCCGACATCATCGCCCGCGACCTCCGCTACGGGCCGGAAGGCACCACCTTCGTCGTCCGAGACGAGACCGGGCGCGAAGCCACCTTCCACACCAGGCTGCTCGGCAAGCACAACGTGCTCAACATCCTGCTGGGGGTGGCCGTCGGGCGGGCCATGGGACTGCGCCTGCGCCAGATGGCCCACGCCGCGGCCCGCCTGCGCCCCGTCGAACACCGGCTCCAGCTCCGGCAAGAAGGCCCCGTCACCGTCATCGACGACGCTTTCAACAGCAACCCGGTCGGGGCCCGCAACGCCGTCGAGATCCTGGGGCAGTTCAACACGGGCCGCCGCATCATCGTCACCCCCGGCATGGTGGAACTGGGCGAACGACAGTGGGAGGAAAACCACCGCCTCGGCACCCACATCGCCCGCCACGTGGACCTGGCGATCCTCGTCGGCGAGAAACAGACCGCCCCCATCCGGGAAGGCCTGCGGGAAGCCGGCTTCCCGGACGAGCAGATCCGCGTCTTTCCCGGCTTGTTCGCCGCCCGGGACTTCCTGAAGACCTACCTCCGCCCGGGCGACGTGGTGCTCTACGAGAACGACCTGCCCGACCAGTACGACGAAGCCTGA
- a CDS encoding ribonuclease HII translates to MPPTTATERDLWNRGYRLVAGVDEAGRGCLAGPVVAAAVILPPEAAIPGLDDSKKLSPARREALLSTIQAEAVALGVGLCSPAEIDRMNILWAALEAMRRAVAALTPSPDYLLIDGNRCFPHCTYPFTTLVRGDARSRSIAAASIVAKTTRDRIMHDLDHHFPQYGWRRNAGYPTRDHYEALAAHGPTPLHRRSFRLSRD, encoded by the coding sequence ATGCCGCCGACGACCGCGACGGAACGGGACCTCTGGAACCGGGGCTACCGGCTGGTCGCCGGCGTCGACGAAGCCGGGCGCGGCTGCCTGGCCGGGCCTGTGGTCGCCGCCGCCGTCATCCTCCCTCCCGAGGCCGCCATCCCCGGCCTCGACGACAGCAAAAAGCTCTCGCCGGCCCGGCGCGAGGCGTTGCTCTCCACGATCCAGGCCGAAGCCGTCGCCCTCGGTGTGGGCCTGTGCTCCCCCGCCGAAATCGACCGGATGAACATCCTGTGGGCGGCCCTGGAGGCCATGCGCCGGGCCGTGGCGGCGCTCACCCCGTCCCCGGACTACCTGCTGATCGACGGCAACCGCTGCTTCCCGCACTGCACCTACCCGTTCACGACGCTCGTCCGGGGAGACGCCCGCAGCCGCAGCATCGCCGCCGCCTCCATCGTCGCCAAAACCACCCGCGACCGCATCATGCACGACCTCGACCACCACTTTCCCCAGTACGGCTGGCGCCGGAATGCCGGCTACCCCACACGCGACCACTACGAAGCCCTGGCCGCCCACGGCCCGACCCCGCTTCACCGCCGCTCCTTCCGGCTCTCGCGCGACTGA
- a CDS encoding SMP-30/gluconolactonase/LRE family protein: MRTPARLLLATGLLAAAACSPQTEPPPETPRTTGRVERLDARLDELVPPGAVFEILAEGFEWAEGPVWRKTEGYLLFTDIPKNTIYQWSGNRGLQVFLRPSGYTGSDPPGDELGANGLAFAPDGHLVLCDHGNRVVARLDETNYTRVTLAGGYEGRRFNSPNDLVFHSGGDLYFTDPPFGLRHQDADPAKELPFNGVYRLRPDGTLSLLIEDLTRPNGIALSPDERTLYVSNADPERPVWMAYNLRPDGTPEQGRVFFDGTALVRAGKPGLPDGMALDRAGNLFATGPGGVLVFSPDGTHLGTLETGRPTANVAFGEDGSTLFATADDTLLRMRLTTRGLGF, encoded by the coding sequence ATGCGAACCCCCGCCCGCCTGCTGCTCGCCACCGGCCTCCTGGCGGCCGCCGCATGCAGCCCCCAGACCGAACCGCCGCCAGAAACGCCCCGCACCACCGGCCGGGTCGAACGCCTCGACGCCCGCCTCGACGAACTGGTGCCGCCCGGTGCCGTCTTTGAGATACTGGCCGAAGGATTCGAGTGGGCCGAAGGACCCGTCTGGCGAAAAACGGAAGGCTACCTGCTCTTCACCGACATTCCGAAGAACACCATCTACCAGTGGTCCGGGAACCGGGGCCTGCAGGTCTTTCTGCGTCCCTCGGGTTACACCGGCTCCGACCCGCCCGGCGACGAACTCGGCGCCAACGGGCTGGCCTTCGCCCCCGACGGCCACCTCGTGCTGTGCGACCACGGCAACCGGGTCGTCGCCCGGCTGGACGAGACCAACTACACCCGCGTGACCCTGGCCGGCGGCTACGAAGGCCGGCGCTTCAACAGCCCGAACGACCTCGTCTTCCATTCCGGCGGCGACCTGTACTTCACCGACCCCCCGTTCGGCCTGCGACACCAGGACGCAGACCCCGCCAAAGAGCTGCCCTTCAACGGCGTCTATCGCCTCCGCCCGGACGGCACGCTCTCGCTGCTCATCGAGGACCTGACCCGGCCGAACGGCATCGCCCTCTCGCCGGACGAACGCACCCTCTACGTCTCCAACGCCGACCCCGAACGCCCCGTGTGGATGGCCTACAACCTGCGCCCGGACGGCACGCCGGAACAGGGCCGGGTGTTTTTCGACGGCACCGCGCTCGTACGCGCCGGGAAACCCGGCCTGCCCGACGGCATGGCCCTCGACCGCGCGGGGAACCTCTTCGCCACCGGCCCCGGCGGGGTGCTCGTCTTTTCACCCGACGGAACCCACCTGGGCACCCTCGAAACCGGCCGGCCAACCGCCAACGTCGCCTTCGGCGAGGACGGCTCTACCCTCTTCGCCACCGCCGACGACACCCTGCTGCGCATGCGCCTGACAACCCGGGGACTCGGCTTCTGA
- a CDS encoding RNA-guided endonuclease InsQ/TnpB family protein, with protein MRRTFKYRLYRSRKNRYLIEQIHVAASIWNHSVALTRRYYRLYGKYPGANRLMKHIAKLRRRNPYWQKLGSQAVQDVIQRLDRAYQRLFSDRAASGRGRKAGRPGFKSRHRYSSFTLKQAGWKYLGGNRLRVGRHNFKFVLSRPLEGEIKTLTIKRDRCGDLWVCFSVVVADVAPSAVGCNGHAVGLDFGLKTFLTTSDGDRYEAPQPLKQSLKEMAKRQRSLSRKLRGSNNRRKARIRVARLHRRIADQRRDWHFKLAHKICDGADVICLEDLNLKGMQAMWGRKVDDLGYGQFVSILRHVAQKRGKTVVQVDRFFASSKTCSDCGALNQTLSLSDREWVCASCGSLHDRDVNAAINIYREGASSLGVGDVRPSTTPPRWGGTAVAA; from the coding sequence ATGCGCAGAACGTTCAAATACCGCCTCTATCGATCCAGGAAGAACAGGTACCTGATCGAGCAGATCCATGTGGCTGCGTCCATCTGGAACCACTCGGTTGCGCTCACGCGCAGGTACTACCGCCTCTACGGGAAATACCCCGGCGCGAACCGGCTGATGAAGCACATCGCTAAACTTCGCCGTCGCAATCCGTACTGGCAGAAGCTCGGTTCACAGGCCGTGCAGGACGTAATCCAGCGACTCGACAGGGCCTACCAGCGCCTCTTCTCTGATCGCGCCGCGTCTGGACGCGGTCGCAAAGCCGGGCGGCCCGGTTTCAAGAGCCGACACCGGTACTCCTCGTTCACCTTGAAACAGGCTGGGTGGAAGTACCTCGGAGGTAACCGGCTCCGCGTAGGCCGCCACAATTTCAAGTTTGTCCTCTCTCGTCCGCTTGAGGGAGAGATCAAGACGCTGACCATCAAGCGTGACCGCTGCGGGGATCTGTGGGTTTGCTTCTCCGTCGTCGTTGCCGATGTCGCCCCTTCGGCAGTAGGCTGTAATGGCCACGCCGTTGGACTCGATTTCGGACTGAAGACGTTCCTGACGACCTCGGATGGAGACAGGTACGAAGCCCCACAGCCTCTCAAGCAGAGCCTTAAGGAGATGGCAAAGCGTCAGCGTAGTCTCTCCCGTAAGCTCCGAGGCTCGAACAACCGCCGCAAGGCCCGTATCCGTGTGGCCAGGCTGCATCGCCGCATCGCAGATCAGCGGCGGGACTGGCATTTCAAGTTGGCCCACAAGATCTGCGACGGCGCCGACGTGATCTGCCTTGAAGATTTGAACCTGAAAGGGATGCAGGCCATGTGGGGCAGGAAGGTTGATGATCTCGGCTATGGGCAGTTCGTGTCGATTCTTCGGCATGTCGCACAGAAGCGCGGCAAGACCGTGGTGCAGGTGGATCGCTTCTTCGCCAGTAGCAAGACCTGCTCGGACTGCGGAGCCTTGAATCAGACGCTCAGCCTCTCGGATCGGGAATGGGTATGTGCTTCGTGCGGCAGTCTGCATGATCGCGATGTAAACGCGGCCATAAACATCTACAGGGAAGGGGCATCTTCCCTTGGGGTAGGCGACGTAAGACCGTCTACCACCCCACCGAGGTGGGGTGGGACGGCTGTCGCTGCCTGA